CTAAGGACTGGGCGTTATGTTTGTTTATTGAGCTGCACACTGAACATTACCTTTTATACTTATTAAAATCCGGAAACTAACTTTCAATTCATTTCTCTGTCTTTCAAATTTGGTCAAAATTTTCTGTTATTTGAACTACTTGAAAATCAGTTGCTAAATTGGAAGTATGCCGGGAAATAATTTCATAACATTGAACTGGAGCAGTATTTCAGCTAACGCAGTTCCAAGTCATAAAGGAAAATTAAATGAAGGTGGTATTCAGGGAGACAGGAATGTATTTTGGAAACTGATAGTTAAATATCAGTCATAAAATTAAATTTCTGAGGAAAATAGCCGATAAGAAGATACCGGCTACTATTGAATTTATTTCTGTGCGATTGCACCGCTACGACCAAGGCGAGCGATGATATTTTTCAACCTTGCAAATAACTGGGGAATATCTTTACCCATCATTAAATAGAGACAGGGTACCAATAACAATGAGATCGCCGTAGCAGCGAGTATTCCATAGCCCAGCGAGATCGCCATCGGAATCATAAAGCGCGCCTGCACCGAACTTTCAAAAATCATCGGCATCAAGCCGCAGAAAGTTGTTATGGTGGTCAATACGATTGGGCGAAAACGCCGCGCTGCCGCTCCCTTGATAGCGCTTTCCAAATCAGCGCCATCATTTCGGAGACGATTGCTGTACTCAATCATTACCAGAGTATCGTTAATCACAACTCCGGCCAGTGCCACCATACCCAGCAGACTCACCATACTGAGTCCATACCCCATGCCTAAGTGGCCAAGTAACGCGCCAATCACACCAAAGGGTATCGCCACCATTACGATCAACGGCTGTACGTAACTCTTTAAGGGAATTGCCAATAGCAAGTACAGCACCGCCATCGCAAGGGCAAAGGTCATCGCCAAACTCGCCAATCCCTCTCGCTCCTCCGCTTGGCGTCCCTCATAGGAAACACTTAGGCCGGGGAATTCAGCTTTCAATTGGGGGACCACACTTTCATTCAGCTCATTAATGACGAGTGTCGCTTGATCACTGGGCTCCACATTGGCGGTAATTGTTGTAACCCTGCGGCCCGCCCGGCGATTAATCGTCGCATAGGCGCGCCCTTTATCAATTTTTACCAGATCTGGCAGGGGCATCCAAAGTCCATTGCTGGCCCGGATCATAATGCTATTCACATCATTGATATTCGCCCGCTCATCCTCAGGCAAACGCACCATGACCTTCACCTGGTCCCGGCCACGCTGTTGGCGCAGGGCTTCAGCCCCGTACAACGCTGCCCTCAACTGGCGACCAATATCCTCCGCAGACATGCCCAAACTTTTGGCCGTTTCAGTCAGGGTAAGGTCCAGCTGGGTTTTACCGAGGGAAATACCGGGATCGATATCGCTGACATTGGGGAATTTCTCCAACTCATCCCCTAAACGTATCGCAGCTTGCTCCAGAGTATCCGTGTCAGTATGGCGAAGCTCCACGGTTAACGAGGAGCCAGCGCCGGGACCGCCACGGTCAGAAGCTGTTGTTGCGCTAAGCGCACCGGCAATGGGTCCCACTTCCTGGCGCCAGGCGCGAATAAACTCACCGGTGGAAAAAGGACGTTCATCTGCGGGTACAAAGAAAGCGTCCACCATAATCGCGTCATCACCCATCAAACCGCGAATACCCAGGAAGACCTTTTCTTTATCGTATTGCTCGAGCACCCTATCGGCAGCAGTAATAATCTGCGAGCGCGCTTTTTCCAGCTGGGATTGGGCCGTTCCGGTGGGAAAGGTGACAGCAAAGCGACCGGAGTCACGCTCCACCCTGGGCATCAAGGTGAAGCCCATACGACCGCTAGCCGCATAGCCGCCAACCACCAGCAGTGCCGCTACCGCCACGGCAATAGTGGTGTAGCGGTGCTTGATACATATATCCAGGAAGGGCCTAAAGCGCTGCTGTACAAAACGATCCAATCCCCGCGCCAGCATTTTCTGCCGCGCGGCAAAGCGGCGCGCCCGGCGACTTTTATAGCCGCGACGAGAGTGGGCCAAGTGACCGGGCAAAATAAACAGCGCTTCCACCCAGGAAATAATAAATACCGAGCCCACCACAAAGGGAATCACACCAAAGATCTTGCCCATAAAGCCGGGTAAGGCCATCAGTGGAAGGAAAGCGACAATATTAGTCAGGATCGCAAATGTGAGCGGTACCGATACCTGGCGGGCACCGGCAACGGCAGCCTCCAGATTGCTGTAGCCTTTTTGTCGCCACTCGTGGATATTCTCACCGGCAATAATTGCATCATCCACCACTATTCCAAGGGCGATAATAAAGGCAAACATACTTACCATGCTGATGGAAATATCCAGCCCAGGCAGGAATAGCAATGCCCCCAGGAAGCTGGTAGGAATGCCCAGTGTTACCCAAAAAGCCAACCGCAATTCCAGAAAGGCTCCGAGCACAACAAATACTAATAAGAGCCCGATAAAACCGTTCTTCAGCAGCAGGGTCAGACGCGCTTTGAAAATTTCCGAGTCGTCATCTCGAACTGTCAGGGTCACCCCCGGAGGCAGGCTTGCCCTGACCTCATCAACGACTTCATGGGCAGCCTCACTGACACTCATTGGTGTCTGGTCGCCCACCCGGTAGATCTTGATGCTGATAGCTGGCTCGCCGTTAAACACCATATTGCGCGCTTCTTCCTCAAGCGCATCGCTGATATTGGCAACATCCTTTAAATAAACGGCACCGCCACCAATGCCTTGGGCAATAACAATATCGCCAAACTCACGAGCCCAATCACGGCGCTCGGTCACCCGAACCAATATCTCCCCCGCATCAGACTTAACACTGCCGCTGGGAATATCTACCGCTGCATTTTCTACAATGCTTGCCACTTGCAGCAAGGTAAGCCCATAGCGACGCAGGTCGTCGCGGCGAATCTCGATCGCCACTTGCAAGTCCCGCATACCCCGCGCTTCCAACTGGGTAATACCACTGTGCGCTTCGAGCTTATCGTAAACCTGCATCGCCAACGCGCGCAGGTTTTGCTCGGTAAGATCGCCGTGTAATACCAGATCCAGCACATCCCGTTTGCGCTCGGCCAGACTGACCTGGGGTTGCTCAATATCTGTGGGGAAAGTGGTAACGGAATCGATAGCCTGCTGAATATTCTGGTACACCAAGGCAGCATCAGCATCGCCTTCCAGCTCCAGGGTTAAAGAGGCACTACCCTCATTGGCCCTCGCGGTCATCTCTTTGATGCCTACCAAGCCCTGCACCGCTTGCTCGGCAGCCACCAGTACACCGCGCTCGACCTCCTCAGGGCTGGCACCGGGATAGGAAATGGACACGCTCACAGTGTCCAGGCTGAACTCCGGGAAAACTTCCTTTTTAACGATGGTCGAAAAAATCAAACCACCGATCAGGAAAACCAGCATCAACAAATTGGCGGTTACATGGTTGCGCGCCATCCAGGCGATGGCGCCCGTGCGGGTATCGACCTTATCTTTGGATCTATCCTGCTTAGTCATCTGCGCCCCCAGCGTTGGGTCCACCGGGGCCGCGTCTTGGCGGCCGTTCCGCAGAGGCAGCAGCATCTATCGGCGGGCGCTGCTGGCGATTACTGTCTCCGGCAATTCGCACCGGCATACCCTCAGTAACGGTTACCAACCGGGTCGTCACTAAGGCTTCTCCACCGTTGAGCCCCTGCTCCAGGACTGCAAAGTCGCCGCTCATGTAGGCTACTTCTACCGGCAGAACCGTGGTGCGGTTCTTACGAACCACCCACACATTGTTGCCGTCTTGCAACGCGGTGAGGGGGATTCGCACACGCTCATCCTCACTTTGGGAAACGATCTCTACTTTCGCCAGATCGTTGAGAAGCAGCTGCGGCTGGGACGGATCCTGTACGGAAAGCGGGTCTTCCAGCTCTACCAACACACTGGCGAGACGACCCTGCTCTTCCAGTACCGGGATAACCCGGACAAACTCACCGCGGCGGTAGACGCCCTGCGGCCACTGGCTGCCGTAAATTCGAACTTCAACATCACCGCGTCCAAGCCGGTGCAGTTGCGACGCGGGAACCTCAACGGCAATCTGGAAACGGTCAGCACTAGCGAGGCTGTAGAGAGTATCTCCCGGAGAGACGCGATCACCGACATCGGTATCACGCTCAACTACTAGGGCATCAAATGGGGCGCGAACCTCGGTAAGCCGAAGATCGCGTTTAGCCAAGGCCACATTTGCCTCTGCGGATTTTACTGCCGCCTCTGCTGCTGCTCTCTGAGGCTCGCGCAACACCAGGGCCTTATCCGTTCCAGACAGGGCTGTGCCGAGAAGCTCGTATTCCTCTTGAGCAACTTGCTGCTGTCCTTGCTCCTGCTGCAATTCAGCACGGCGTTCGGCGAGGGTGCTCTGGGCCGTCATCAGGGCCAACTGGTAGGGCTCCTGGTCAATACGCAACAGCACCTGCCCTTTTGGCATTACCGCACCTGGACCCAGATCATAGTCGAGCCACTGCACCTGCCCCTGTACCTGGGGCTCCAACTCCGCTAACTCACGGGCACTCACTTTACCCAGCGCGCTCAGGGTCACAGGAAAACGACCCTGCTCAGCAACGGCTACATCGACTGTCGGCGGTGGCGATTTGCGCTCACCGCGACTGACCGACGGTTTTTCCCGCATCATCCAGTTGAAGGCCAGGAATGCCAACACCACCAAAATTATGGGGATCAGCAGGCGCCAATTGAGTTTCTGCAACATCAGTTATTTCCCTCCAGGTACAACTCCAAATCCACTGGCTCGGGGGCTGGGAGATCCGCCTGGGGGATCCCGCCGGAAAGCGCGCGGTAAAGTACTACTCGGTTTTCAATCAGTTCGCGCTCGGCAGACAAGATTTGTCGCGCCAAACTCTGTTGTTCACTCGTCGCGGTCAACACATTGAGGAAGTCGATGGTTCCCCGCGCATAGGCGCGGCTTTGGCGCAGAACCAAAAGGTCTGCGAGACGCTCACGCTCACGTAGATGGTTGAGTCTCTGCTCGATCAGGCTCTCTCGAATCAAGGCCTGCTCTACTTCAGACAAGGCTTCATTAACTGCACTGCGGTAGAGCGCCCAGCGCTCCTGCAGAACGGCGTCCTGTTGCTCCCGGGCCGATGCCAGGGCGCCACCATCAAAAATCACCCCCTCAATAGAGGCTGCGATGGCCAAGAGCCAGTTTTCAGTCACGTCACTAATTAAACTGGTGCCATTGCTAGCTACCGCAGACAAACTAAATACAGGCAGTCGATCGGCCCAGGCCTCATCGGCTAAGTGATAGCCCTGTAAAAGGTCTCGCTGCGCCTCAACGACATCCGGGCGGCGCAATAACAATTGCGATGGCACGCCAGTCTCTGGCAGGGCTGGTAATGCCGGTAACCCGGCCTGTTCGTGAATAATGCTGCTAAGTTCCTCGACATTGATATCCAAGAGCACCGCTAACTGTACTTTTAGAGTTTCGGCATCCGCCTCCGCCTCATCCAGTTCCTGCTGTGACTGCTGGACCAGCTGCTGTTGCTGCAAAACATCGGCTGCACCTGAGACGCCGCGACCAAAGCGCAGTTCCAGAACCTTCAGGCTTTTGCGATTGATCTCCAGCTGTTGTTGCAGCAAATCCCGCTGCCCCCACTGCTCCCGCAATTCCAACCAGGTAGCTGCGACCTCGCTCGCCAGGGTCAGAGCTGCCGTCTGTAAATTCTGTTCCTGGGCCAGGTAAGCCGCCTCTGCTGCACTGGCACCGGCACGAACTCGCCCCCAAAGGTCCACTTCGTAGCTGGCGGCGATACGGGTACTCCAACTATTGCCCTCCGCAGAGGGATCGGTGAACTCGCCGGAAGAGTAGCGCTGCTCAGTATTTTCAATACTGGCAGTCAATCTTGGCCAAAGGCCCGATCGCGCTCCCCGCGCGGTGGCTGCTGCCTGCTCCAATCGCCAATAGGTAGCTTGAATATCCGGATTATCTTTCAGTGCCAGCTGTACCAAATTATCCAACTGTGGATCTTGCAAATCTCGCCACCAGCGCAAACTCGGTGCGACGGTACCCGATGCACGAAAAGATTCTGGTAATCCCAAGTTTTCATCGGGTTGAACGGTCTCAATTGGCTGCGAACTACAGCTGGCAAGCAGCGGAACACAAATTGCCAAAATACGGTAAAAGGACAAGGAATATCACCGAAATTAAACGTTTAATCGTAAAAAGTAGAGATTTATTGCGTGCATTATCCGCCCCCCAAAATCGCTCGCAATGCGTTTTACTCTTGTTTACAAAGCATACGTAAAATCAGGCAAAAAATTGCTGCCCGCAGGAGTGCCGAAAACCGACTACTTCGGTATGATGCGGCACACTAAACTGAATAGTCATCGGGGTTTGACGCGGAGCTTATCCAAAAAGTCTCCCCTCTGTACAAAGGTGCTCGGCCTTCTTCAGCCGGCCCCCTTGGACGCTCCGGTGGAATTAATAACGGAAGTAGAAGAGACAAACCATGAGTAAACATCAGCCACTCGCCCATTGGGACGATATTTTGCTGCTGGACCAACAGCTGACCGACGAAGAGCGCATGGTGCGCGACACGGCACGTGAGTACTGCCAAAGCAAACTGATGCCCAGAGTTCTCGAGGGTAACCGCCACGAAATCTTCGATCGTGAAATCATGAACGAGATGGGTGAATTGGGCCTGCTCGGTTCCACCATCGAAGGCTACGGCTGTGCCGGTCTCAACTACGTTTCCTATGGCCTGGTGGCGCGCGAAGTTGAACGCGTTGACTCCGGCTACCGCTCCGCCATGAGCGTTCAGTCCAGCCTGGTTATGCACCCGATTTACGCTTACGGCAGCGAAGAGCAGAAGCAGAAGTACCTGCCTAAGCTGGCATCCGGCGAATGGGTTGGCTGTTTCGGCCTGACCGAGCCCGATGCGGGTTCCGATCCCGGCGGCATGAAAACCCGCGCCAAGAAAGTCGATGGCGGCTACCGCATCAGCGGTTCCAAGATGTGGATCACCAACAGCCCAATCGCCGACGTTTTCGTTGTTTGGGCGAAAGATGACGACGATATTATTCGCGGCTTCGTGCTGGACAAGGGTATGGAAGGCCTCTCCGCACCGAAGATCGAAGGCAAGTTCTCACTGCGCGCCTCCATTACCGGCGAGATCGTGATGGACAATGTGTTCGTTCCGGAAGAAAACAAATTCCCGGAAATTGGCGGACTGCGCGGCCCCTTCGGCTGCCTGAACCGCGCTCGCTACGGTATCTCCTGGGGCGCCATGGGTGCCGGCGAGTTCTGCTGGCACGCCGCTCGCCAGTACGGCCTGGACCGCACCCAGTTCAATCGCCCTCTGGCTCAAACCCAGTTGTTCCAGAAGAAACTGGCGGATATGCAGACCGAAATTACCCTGGGCCTGCAAGCCTCCCTGCGCGTAGGTCGCATCATGGATGAGAACAAGCAGTTCGACCCCACCATGATCTCCCTGGTGAAGCGCAACAACTGTGGCAAGGCACTGGATATCGCCCGTATTGCCCGCGATATGCACGGCGGCAACGGCATCTCCGACGAATTCCACGTAATTCGCCACGTGATGAACCTGGAAGCTGTAAATACCTACGAAGGTACCCACGACGTACACGCCTTGATCCTCGGCCGCGCCCAGACCGGCCTGCAAGCATTCGTGTAAAACACGTCTAGTTCGATGCTCACGGTAGTTACCGTGGGCATCGCCCTTATCCCATCATTTCTTATCTGCTTACTTCTACCTCGCCCCCCAGGTTGGTAGCACAAAACCATTAAACTAAAGTTCGGAATAGTCACGCAAAAAGGCGGCGCATAGACTGTGGAGCAGTATTAAATTATTACCCGCACCAAGCAAAGCACTGCACCGAAAAAAAACGTTTGGATTTAAAGTAATAATAATTTGAGAGAAGACCAAAACTGACTGTGACCATTTACGCATCATCGAACCGCGAAATAAGTAAATACAGCCCTCAGCAATTATTAAACTCTCAATAACGGTATAAAAAGGAAGTTTTGGGAACCGCGGAAAGCCCAAACAGAGAGCCCAACAAGCTGAATAAAGTTATTACCCCTCCCCTAACTTCCCTCCACATCAACAATCTCCTGTCCCGGATTTCGATCATTTAATTTCACTACACAAAGAGCAATACCCAGCAA
This DNA window, taken from Microbulbifer sp. MKSA007, encodes the following:
- a CDS encoding efflux RND transporter permease subunit, translated to MTKQDRSKDKVDTRTGAIAWMARNHVTANLLMLVFLIGGLIFSTIVKKEVFPEFSLDTVSVSISYPGASPEEVERGVLVAAEQAVQGLVGIKEMTARANEGSASLTLELEGDADAALVYQNIQQAIDSVTTFPTDIEQPQVSLAERKRDVLDLVLHGDLTEQNLRALAMQVYDKLEAHSGITQLEARGMRDLQVAIEIRRDDLRRYGLTLLQVASIVENAAVDIPSGSVKSDAGEILVRVTERRDWAREFGDIVIAQGIGGGAVYLKDVANISDALEEEARNMVFNGEPAISIKIYRVGDQTPMSVSEAAHEVVDEVRASLPPGVTLTVRDDDSEIFKARLTLLLKNGFIGLLLVFVVLGAFLELRLAFWVTLGIPTSFLGALLFLPGLDISISMVSMFAFIIALGIVVDDAIIAGENIHEWRQKGYSNLEAAVAGARQVSVPLTFAILTNIVAFLPLMALPGFMGKIFGVIPFVVGSVFIISWVEALFILPGHLAHSRRGYKSRRARRFAARQKMLARGLDRFVQQRFRPFLDICIKHRYTTIAVAVAALLVVGGYAASGRMGFTLMPRVERDSGRFAVTFPTGTAQSQLEKARSQIITAADRVLEQYDKEKVFLGIRGLMGDDAIMVDAFFVPADERPFSTGEFIRAWRQEVGPIAGALSATTASDRGGPGAGSSLTVELRHTDTDTLEQAAIRLGDELEKFPNVSDIDPGISLGKTQLDLTLTETAKSLGMSAEDIGRQLRAALYGAEALRQQRGRDQVKVMVRLPEDERANINDVNSIMIRASNGLWMPLPDLVKIDKGRAYATINRRAGRRVTTITANVEPSDQATLVINELNESVVPQLKAEFPGLSVSYEGRQAEEREGLASLAMTFALAMAVLYLLLAIPLKSYVQPLIVMVAIPFGVIGALLGHLGMGYGLSMVSLLGMVALAGVVINDTLVMIEYSNRLRNDGADLESAIKGAAARRFRPIVLTTITTFCGLMPMIFESSVQARFMIPMAISLGYGILAATAISLLLVPCLYLMMGKDIPQLFARLKNIIARLGRSGAIAQK
- a CDS encoding efflux transporter outer membrane subunit is translated as MSFYRILAICVPLLASCSSQPIETVQPDENLGLPESFRASGTVAPSLRWWRDLQDPQLDNLVQLALKDNPDIQATYWRLEQAAATARGARSGLWPRLTASIENTEQRYSSGEFTDPSAEGNSWSTRIAASYEVDLWGRVRAGASAAEAAYLAQEQNLQTAALTLASEVAATWLELREQWGQRDLLQQQLEINRKSLKVLELRFGRGVSGAADVLQQQQLVQQSQQELDEAEADAETLKVQLAVLLDINVEELSSIIHEQAGLPALPALPETGVPSQLLLRRPDVVEAQRDLLQGYHLADEAWADRLPVFSLSAVASNGTSLISDVTENWLLAIAASIEGVIFDGGALASAREQQDAVLQERWALYRSAVNEALSEVEQALIRESLIEQRLNHLRERERLADLLVLRQSRAYARGTIDFLNVLTATSEQQSLARQILSAERELIENRVVLYRALSGGIPQADLPAPEPVDLELYLEGNN
- a CDS encoding acyl-CoA dehydrogenase, coding for MSKHQPLAHWDDILLLDQQLTDEERMVRDTAREYCQSKLMPRVLEGNRHEIFDREIMNEMGELGLLGSTIEGYGCAGLNYVSYGLVAREVERVDSGYRSAMSVQSSLVMHPIYAYGSEEQKQKYLPKLASGEWVGCFGLTEPDAGSDPGGMKTRAKKVDGGYRISGSKMWITNSPIADVFVVWAKDDDDIIRGFVLDKGMEGLSAPKIEGKFSLRASITGEIVMDNVFVPEENKFPEIGGLRGPFGCLNRARYGISWGAMGAGEFCWHAARQYGLDRTQFNRPLAQTQLFQKKLADMQTEITLGLQASLRVGRIMDENKQFDPTMISLVKRNNCGKALDIARIARDMHGGNGISDEFHVIRHVMNLEAVNTYEGTHDVHALILGRAQTGLQAFV
- a CDS encoding efflux RND transporter periplasmic adaptor subunit; its protein translation is MLQKLNWRLLIPIILVVLAFLAFNWMMREKPSVSRGERKSPPPTVDVAVAEQGRFPVTLSALGKVSARELAELEPQVQGQVQWLDYDLGPGAVMPKGQVLLRIDQEPYQLALMTAQSTLAERRAELQQEQGQQQVAQEEYELLGTALSGTDKALVLREPQRAAAEAAVKSAEANVALAKRDLRLTEVRAPFDALVVERDTDVGDRVSPGDTLYSLASADRFQIAVEVPASQLHRLGRGDVEVRIYGSQWPQGVYRRGEFVRVIPVLEEQGRLASVLVELEDPLSVQDPSQPQLLLNDLAKVEIVSQSEDERVRIPLTALQDGNNVWVVRKNRTTVLPVEVAYMSGDFAVLEQGLNGGEALVTTRLVTVTEGMPVRIAGDSNRQQRPPIDAAASAERPPRRGPGGPNAGGADD